The proteins below are encoded in one region of Equus caballus isolate H_3958 breed thoroughbred chromosome 18, TB-T2T, whole genome shotgun sequence:
- the DLX1 gene encoding homeobox protein DLX-1 isoform X1 produces the protein MTMTTMPESLNSPVSGKAVFMEFGPPNQQMSPSPMSHGHYSMHCLHSAGHSQPDGAYSSASSFSRPLGYPYVNSVSSHASSPYISSVQSYPGSASLAQSRLEDPGADSEKSTVVEGGEVRFNGKGKKIRKPRTIYSSLQLQALNRRFQQTQYLALPERAELAASLGLTQTQVKIWFQNKRSKFKKLMKQGGAALEGSALANGRALSAGSPPVPPGWNPNSSSGKGSGGSAGSYIPSYTSWYPSAHQEAMQQPQLM, from the exons ATGACCATGACCACCATGCCAGAAAGTCTCAACAGCCCCGTGTCGGGCAAGGCGGTGTTTATGGAGTTTGGGCCGCCCAACCAGCAAATGTCTCCTTCTCCCATGTCCCACGGGCACTACTCCATGCACTGTTTACACTCGGCGGGCCATTCGCAGCCCGACGGCGCCTACAGCTCGGCCTCGTCTTTCTCCCGACCGCTGGGCTACCCCTACGTCAACTCGGTCAGCAGCCACGCGTCCAGCCCCTACATCAGTTCGGTGCAGTCCTACCCGGGCAGCGCCAGCCTCGCCCAGAGCCGCCTGGAGGACCCAG GGGCTGACTCCGAGAAGAGCACGGTGGTGGAAGGCGGTGAAGTACGTTTCAATGGGAAGGGGAAAAAGATCCGCAAACCCAGGACGATTTATTCCAGTTTGCAGTTGCAGGCTTTGAACCGGAGGTTCCAGCAAACTCAGTACCTAGCTCTGCCCGAGAGGGCGGAGCTCGCGGCCTCCTTGGGACTCACGCAGACGCAG GTCAAGATCTGGTTCCAGAACAAACGCTCCAAGTTCAAGAAGCTGATGAAGCAGGGCGGGGCGGCTCTGGAGGGTAGCGCGCTGGCCAACGGCCGGGCGCTGTCTGCCGGCTCCCCGCCGGTGCCGCCTGGCTGGAACCCCAACTCCTCATCCGGGAAGGGCTCGGGCGGCAGCGCGGGCTCCTACATCCCCAGCTACACGTCGTGGTACCCCTCGGCGCACCAAGAAGCTATGCAGCAACCCCAGCTCATGTGA
- the DLX1 gene encoding homeobox protein DLX-1 isoform X2: MTMTTMPESLNSPVSGKAVFMEFGPPNQQMSPSPMSHGHYSMHCLHSAGHSQPDGAYSSASSFSRPLGYPYVNSVSSHASSPYISSVQSYPGSASLAQSRLEDPGQDLVPEQTLQVQEADEAGRGGSGG; the protein is encoded by the exons ATGACCATGACCACCATGCCAGAAAGTCTCAACAGCCCCGTGTCGGGCAAGGCGGTGTTTATGGAGTTTGGGCCGCCCAACCAGCAAATGTCTCCTTCTCCCATGTCCCACGGGCACTACTCCATGCACTGTTTACACTCGGCGGGCCATTCGCAGCCCGACGGCGCCTACAGCTCGGCCTCGTCTTTCTCCCGACCGCTGGGCTACCCCTACGTCAACTCGGTCAGCAGCCACGCGTCCAGCCCCTACATCAGTTCGGTGCAGTCCTACCCGGGCAGCGCCAGCCTCGCCCAGAGCCGCCTGGAGGACCCAG GTCAAGATCTGGTTCCAGAACAAACGCTCCAAGTTCAAGAAGCTGATGAAGCAGGGCGGGGCGGCTCTGGAGGGTAG